The Acidicapsa acidisoli genome contains a region encoding:
- a CDS encoding TonB-dependent receptor, producing MRLRTLITVAFLSLWAAFGSIPSLATVFSSLHGVVHDGQHFPVKGAEVTIHAADSDFELTATTDGNGQFDLASVPLGTYRIHVEANGFSDAEEVVTLLSGTHPVLHFALNVASLKTTVTVNGTESLVDSVTPTTLVSRADIDETPGAGRTIGSQMITDYVPGAYMTHDMLHMRGGHQTTWLLDGIAIPNTKIASNVGPQIDPKDIDQLEVERGSYDSEIGDRTYGAFNVLPRSGFERNRDAELLVTGGTYDTGETQLSLGDHSARTAWYTSVTGSRSNYGLATPVAAVFHDATNSESVFASVVRNQTPKDQLRFTGQFRNDHFDVPYDPSNTDYEFTSGYYDSFGLRDAQTEHDGFLIANWVHTISSKAMFQIAPFYHLNESDYDSLPTDPTVATTWHQRSNYAGAQADLRADVGKRNSFSGGLYSFFQNESDLFGFIVNDGSAQSQPNTTGVANAGLVEFYISDHLRVNQWITLLGGMRFSIYHGGLDESAAYPRIGATAEIPKLHWVLRGYYGHFFQPAPLETVSASVLNYASNLPAGENTFTPIPSERDEEHQFGIQIPYKGWVLDVTNVKNRVNNFLDHSNLGESNMYFPIAVDGALVRAWETTLRSPRLAKLGQFHLTYSNQIAEQRGNIIGGFTCSIPNDPACYLGPDYTPVDHDQRDTLNTGFTTNLPVHTWFSTNVYYGSGFTNGLAGANEGPYNGAYLPAHTTFDISGGHAFGERLHLSASVLNVTNHRVLLDNSVTIGGFHYNDPRIISAQLKYRFHF from the coding sequence CTGTGCCGCTCGGCACCTATCGCATTCACGTAGAGGCCAACGGATTCTCCGACGCGGAAGAAGTCGTGACTCTGCTCTCGGGGACCCATCCTGTGTTGCACTTCGCCCTGAATGTAGCCAGTCTCAAGACAACCGTCACAGTCAATGGAACGGAGAGCCTGGTCGACTCCGTCACGCCTACGACCCTGGTTTCGCGCGCGGATATTGACGAAACCCCAGGCGCCGGCCGCACCATCGGCTCGCAGATGATCACCGACTACGTCCCCGGCGCATATATGACCCACGACATGCTCCACATGCGCGGCGGCCACCAGACCACCTGGCTTCTCGATGGAATCGCGATTCCCAATACCAAGATCGCCTCCAACGTCGGCCCGCAGATCGATCCCAAAGACATCGACCAGTTGGAAGTCGAGCGCGGCAGCTACGATTCGGAGATCGGCGACCGCACCTACGGCGCCTTCAACGTGCTGCCAAGAAGCGGCTTTGAACGCAATCGCGACGCCGAGTTGCTGGTAACGGGCGGCACCTACGATACTGGCGAAACCCAGCTCTCGCTAGGCGATCACTCCGCCCGAACCGCCTGGTACACAAGCGTCACCGGCTCGCGTTCCAACTACGGCCTGGCTACGCCGGTAGCGGCTGTCTTTCACGACGCGACCAACTCCGAGAGCGTTTTCGCGTCCGTAGTGCGCAACCAGACCCCGAAAGACCAGCTCCGGTTCACCGGGCAGTTCCGCAATGATCACTTCGATGTACCCTACGATCCCAGCAACACCGATTACGAATTCACCTCGGGCTACTACGACTCTTTCGGCCTCCGCGACGCGCAGACCGAGCACGATGGGTTTCTCATCGCCAACTGGGTGCACACCATCTCGTCCAAGGCAATGTTCCAGATCGCTCCCTTCTACCACCTCAACGAATCCGACTACGACTCGCTTCCGACCGATCCGACCGTGGCGACCACGTGGCACCAGCGATCCAACTACGCCGGCGCACAAGCCGACCTCCGCGCTGACGTAGGCAAGAGAAACAGCTTCTCCGGCGGCCTGTACTCGTTTTTCCAGAACGAGAGCGACCTCTTCGGGTTCATCGTCAACGACGGCTCAGCGCAATCCCAGCCCAACACCACAGGCGTGGCCAACGCAGGGCTAGTCGAGTTCTACATTTCCGACCACCTGCGCGTGAACCAATGGATCACGCTCCTTGGCGGAATGCGCTTCTCGATCTACCACGGTGGTCTCGACGAGAGCGCGGCCTACCCACGCATCGGCGCAACAGCGGAGATCCCCAAGCTGCACTGGGTCCTGCGCGGCTATTACGGACACTTCTTCCAGCCCGCCCCGCTAGAAACCGTCTCAGCCTCCGTGCTGAACTACGCAAGCAACCTGCCGGCCGGCGAAAACACCTTCACTCCCATCCCGTCCGAACGCGACGAAGAGCACCAATTCGGCATTCAGATCCCCTACAAAGGCTGGGTGCTCGATGTCACCAACGTGAAGAACCGTGTGAACAATTTTCTCGATCACTCGAACCTCGGCGAATCGAATATGTATTTCCCGATTGCCGTCGACGGCGCATTGGTTCGGGCCTGGGAAACAACGCTCCGTTCGCCGCGACTGGCGAAACTCGGGCAGTTTCATTTGACGTATTCCAATCAGATCGCCGAGCAGCGCGGCAACATCATTGGCGGATTCACCTGCAGTATTCCCAACGACCCGGCCTGCTATCTCGGCCCGGACTACACCCCGGTTGACCACGATCAACGCGACACCCTGAACACCGGATTCACGACCAATCTTCCGGTGCATACATGGTTCTCGACGAACGTGTACTACGGCTCAGGATTTACGAATGGCCTTGCGGGTGCCAACGAGGGCCCGTACAACGGAGCGTACCTGCCGGCGCACACTACCTTTGATATTTCAGGCGGCCATGCGTTCGGCGAACGGCTTCACCTGTCAGCAAGCGTGCTCAATGTTACCAACCACCGCGTCCTGCTCGATAACTCAGTTACCATCGGCGGATTCCACTACAACGATCCGCGCATAATTTCAGCGCAGTTGAAGTATCGCTTTCACTTTTGA
- the aqpZ gene encoding aquaporin Z — protein sequence MSLIKRSFAECFGTFWLVFGGCGSAVFAAAYPTLGIGFAGVALAFGLTVLTMAFAIGHISGCHLNPAVTAGLVAGKRFPASEALPYILAQVVGAVLAAGVLFVIASGKAGFSLAGGFASNGYGDHSPDHYSLMACLVAEIVLTAFFLIVIMGSTDSRAPKGFAPIAIGLCLTLIHLISIPITNTSVNPARSTGQALFVQGWALEQLWLFWVAPLVGGILGGLIYNGLFGKEN from the coding sequence GTGTCTCTCATTAAGCGCTCGTTCGCTGAGTGTTTTGGAACTTTTTGGTTAGTCTTTGGCGGATGTGGCAGCGCGGTGTTTGCCGCTGCCTATCCGACCCTCGGCATCGGATTCGCCGGGGTCGCGCTGGCCTTTGGGCTGACGGTGCTGACCATGGCCTTCGCCATCGGCCACATCTCCGGATGCCACCTGAACCCGGCCGTCACTGCAGGACTCGTGGCAGGCAAGCGATTCCCCGCCAGCGAGGCCTTGCCTTACATCCTCGCGCAGGTTGTTGGAGCAGTTCTTGCAGCCGGTGTGCTGTTCGTAATCGCCAGCGGCAAGGCCGGCTTCAGCCTTGCCGGAGGATTCGCCTCCAACGGCTACGGTGACCACTCCCCCGATCATTACTCACTCATGGCCTGCCTCGTGGCGGAGATCGTGCTGACTGCGTTCTTCCTCATCGTCATCATGGGATCGACCGACTCACGCGCCCCCAAGGGCTTCGCGCCCATCGCCATCGGGCTCTGCCTCACGCTGATTCATCTCATCAGCATTCCCATCACCAACACTTCGGTGAATCCAGCGCGCAGCACCGGCCAGGCGCTATTCGTGCAAGGATGGGCGCTCGAACAACTCTGGCTCTTCTGGGTGGCTCCGCTCGTTGGCGGCATTCTCGGCGGCCTCATCTACAACGGACTGTTCGGGAAAGAAAATTAA
- a CDS encoding SIR2 family NAD-dependent protein deacylase: protein MSTIEITAEDQVFVLTGAGISAESGLPTFRAADGLWEGHRIEDVCTPEAWDRNAELVWQFYSARREAAEKAQPNPGHLALAKLESELGERYLLCTQNVDNLHEKAGSRRLVHMHGELFTSRCSEECGEPPQTDHALYPTLANVARCACGALLRPHIVWFGETPLEMDWITVEIRRSTLMLVVGTSGSVYPAANFVHWARQGGARTVYVGPEAPLNASAFTHVVTGKAGEVLPGLLSVS from the coding sequence GTGTCGACGATTGAAATCACCGCAGAGGATCAGGTATTTGTGCTCACAGGCGCTGGGATCAGCGCGGAAAGCGGTTTGCCGACCTTTCGCGCTGCGGATGGGCTTTGGGAAGGCCATCGTATTGAGGATGTCTGCACGCCGGAGGCATGGGATCGCAACGCTGAGCTTGTCTGGCAGTTCTATTCGGCCCGGCGCGAGGCTGCGGAAAAAGCGCAGCCGAACCCTGGGCATCTTGCGCTGGCAAAGCTGGAGTCGGAGTTAGGCGAGCGTTATCTTCTATGCACGCAGAACGTGGACAATCTGCATGAGAAAGCCGGTTCGCGGCGTCTCGTCCACATGCATGGGGAGCTGTTTACATCGCGATGCAGCGAGGAGTGCGGCGAACCGCCGCAAACAGATCACGCGCTCTATCCAACACTGGCCAACGTTGCGCGATGTGCCTGTGGAGCGCTGCTGCGTCCGCACATCGTCTGGTTTGGCGAAACGCCGCTGGAGATGGATTGGATCACGGTCGAGATTCGCCGCTCTACGCTGATGCTTGTCGTTGGTACTTCGGGGTCTGTTTATCCGGCGGCCAACTTTGTCCACTGGGCGCGGCAGGGCGGCGCGAGGACTGTTTATGTCGGTCCGGAAGCTCCGCTGAATGCATCTGCCTTTACGCACGTGGTGACAGGAAAGGCCGGGGAAGTGCTCCCCGGCCTGCTGTCTGTGAGTTGA